In Meleagris gallopavo isolate NT-WF06-2002-E0010 breed Aviagen turkey brand Nicholas breeding stock chromosome 5, Turkey_5.1, whole genome shotgun sequence, a single window of DNA contains:
- the KNSTRN gene encoding small kinetochore-associated protein has product MREPAQPLGAGRDSNCCCEERAGDIMDVEFSRIPVYGAFHRGPIETQVPFSSKKQCAGKAAGLELNKDPDFNFGSNVPADGVFRATNQGIPKSAKKAEPPLKKASTRGPLSRYKLEAELKAKNQLLESAKQQLHSRLTGAQGTIKELKEENEGLVQEVEKLKKFQETCMVILESRNIDPVTGSNILEEEEKTQECQKQTMLLTEKLIAELRLFNETAEKEKEALQTAMAKWESAEEERQRSLEKHSSFQEEMKECSAILNQLEQLLVQ; this is encoded by the exons ATGCGCGAGCCCGCCCAACCGTTGGGAGCCGGCCGCGATTCAAActgctgctgtgaggaaagggcGGGCGATATCATGGATGTGGAGTTTTCCCGCATTCCCGTCTACGGAGCGTTCCACCGCGGCCCTATAG AAACGCAGGTACCCTTTTCTTCAAAGAAGCAATGTGCCGGTaaagcagcagggctggagctcaACAAAGATCCCGATTTTAACTTTGGTTCCAATGTTCCAGCGGATGGTGTGTTCAGAGCTACAAACCAAGG GATTCCTAAATCTGCCAAGAAAGCGGAGCCACCTTTAAAGAAGGCAAGCACAAGAGG ACCTCTGAGCAGGTACAAACTAGAGGCAGAGCTGAAGGCCAAGAATCAGCTATTGGAGTCAGCCAAACAGCAATTGCACTCCAGATTAACAGGAGCTCAG GGCACTATAAAGGAATTAAAGGAGGAGAATGAAGGCCTGGTGCAAGAAGTTGAAAAGCTCAAGAAATTTCAGGAGACTTGCATGGTGAttttagaaagcagaaacattGATCCTG TTACAGGCAGCAACATcttggaggaagaagaaaaaacacaggaatGCCAGAAGCAGACAATG CTTTTAACTGAGAAGCTCATAGCAGAATTGAGGCTATTTaatgaaacagctgaaaaagaaaaggaggcaCTTCAG ACAGCAATGGCCAAGTGGGAATCAGCAGAAGAAGAGAGACAGCGTTCCCTGGAGAAGCATTCCTCCTTTCAGGAAGAGATGAAGGAATGCTCAGCAATCCTCAatcagctggagcagctcctggttCAGTGA